CGCCGTCCATCTTGGTGACGATCAGGCCTGTGACGTTCACGCGCTGGTCGAAGGTCTGCGCGACGTTCAGGGCTTCCTGGCCGGTCATGGCGTCCACGACGAGCAGGCTCTCGGTGGGCTGCATGGCGGCCTGCAGGTCGGCCAGCTGATCCATGAGTGCCTCGTCGATCTGGAGGCGGCCGGCGGTGTCCACGATCACGAGGTCACGGAAGTCGGTTTTCAGGTGCTCGTCCACGCGGCGTTTCGTCTCGGCGGGGCTCTCGCCGTCCGCGACTTTCAGGACGGGCACGCCCACCTGTTTCGCGAGGACTTCGAGCTGGTCGCGCGCGGCGGGGCGCTGCGTGTCGGCCGCGACCAGCAGGACGCGGCGGCCCTTGCTCTTGTAGTGCGCGGCGAGTTTGCCGGTGCTGGTTGTTTTCCCGGCGCCCTGGAGGCCGACCATGAACCACACGTTCCCCTCGGTCTTCAGTTCGGGTTGCGCGGCCTTGCCGCCGAGCGTCTCGATCAGTTCGTCGTGCACGAGTTTCACGACGGTCTGCCCGGCGTTCAGGCTGCCTTCCACGGACTGCCCCACGGCCTTCTCGCTGACTTTTGCCACGAAGTCCTTCGCGACGCCGAAGTTCACGTCGGCTTCCAGCAGCGCCATGCGGATCTCGCGCATGGCCGCCTTGACCTGCGCCTCGGTCAGCTGGCGCTCCTTGCCCACCCGGTCGAGGATGTCCTGCAACTTATTCCCAAGGGACTCAAACATGCTGCCACGCTACCACGCACGCCAGAGGGCGTCTGTGCCGTGAATGCCGACCGTGAGT
The DNA window shown above is from Deinococcus sp. LM3 and carries:
- the ffh gene encoding signal recognition particle protein, which codes for MFESLGNKLQDILDRVGKERQLTEAQVKAAMREIRMALLEADVNFGVAKDFVAKVSEKAVGQSVEGSLNAGQTVVKLVHDELIETLGGKAAQPELKTEGNVWFMVGLQGAGKTTSTGKLAAHYKSKGRRVLLVAADTQRPAARDQLEVLAKQVGVPVLKVADGESPAETKRRVDEHLKTDFRDLVIVDTAGRLQIDEALMDQLADLQAAMQPTESLLVVDAMTGQEALNVAQTFDQRVNVTGLIVTKMDGDARGGAALSARTVTGKPIYFAGVSEKIAGLEPFYPDRVAGRILGMGDVLGLIERAQQADLKAMEVKKPGDFDLEDLLVQLRQIRKMGPLGDLLKLIPGMSRALPEGFNIDEKQLQRIDAMISSMTVKERRNPKIIDGRRRKRIAAGSGHTVQDINKLLKMHEQMKDMMKMLQRMSGPGAKGMKPPRMPNVPPGLKR